In the Sandaracinus amylolyticus genome, GACGAACGGCGCATGTCGCGCAGCCCGTCTCGTTCGATTCGCGTCGCGATCGTCCTCGTCGCCCTCGGAGCCGTCATGGCGTGCGGGGGCGGCGAGACGATGTCCGTGACAAGCCCCGCGCCCGCGAGCAGCACAGGAGAAGAGAGCCGTCCTGCCATGAGCTGGCTCCAGGATCTGAATGCGCGCGCGCGCGCCGCGGGCGCGACCACCGACACGCTGCACGGCGTGGCCATCGAAGATCCCTATCGAGCGCTGGAGTCGGAGTCCGACATCACGCGCGAGTGGATCGATCGCCAGACTGCGCGCTCGCGCGAGGCCCTGGCGTCGTGGTCGCGCGCCGACATCGCGGATCGCATCCGCGAGGTGCTCGCGATCGGGACGATCTCGGGGGGCGCGATCGCGGGCGACGTCGTCCTCTACTCGCGTCGCGACGCCGATCGCGAGCAGCCCGCGCTCTTCGCGCAGTCGCTCTCGCGCACCGGCGCGCCGAGCGGCGAGCCGCGGATGCTGGTCGATCCGCAGACGTACGGAGAGCGCGCGGCGCTCGATTGGTACTACCTCTCTCCGAACGGCCGCTATCTCGCGTTCGGCATCTCGGACAACGGCGACGAGCGCAGCACGCTGCGCGTCGTCGAGGTCGCGACGGGCACGGTGCTCCCCGACGTGATCCCGCACACGAAGTGGTCGACCGTCGGATGGCTGCACGCCGAGGACGGCTTCTACTACCGTCGATATCCGCGCGAGGGTGAGCCCGACTACGACGCTTCGCAGCCGGACTCCTATCATCCGCGCGTCTTCTTCCATCGCCTCGGCGACGATCCCGCGAGCGACGTGCTCGTCTACTCGCCTCCGAACGGGACCGATTTTCCCGATGCGAACGTGAGCGAGGACGACCGCTGGGTCGTCATCGGCAACTTCCGCGGTTGGTCGCAGTCGGACGTGTACCTGCTCGATCGCGGTGCGCAGCGTGCCAATCGAGTCGTCGCGCCCGACGCGTCGCACCCGCTGGTCACGGTGGTCGCGGGCGAGGAGCACCTCACGTCGGGGCGCGTCCATCGCGGGCGCCTCTACATGACGACGAACATCGATGCACCGCGTTATCGCATCGTGGGCGTCGATCCCGCGCGCGCCGCGGATCGTGCCGCGTGGGCCGATGTCGTCCCGCAGGGCGACAGCGCGATCGAGGGCTGGACGATCGTCGGTGATCGCATCGCGATGCACGTGATCGACGACGTGCGCTCGCGGGTGCGCGTGTTCCGGCTCGACGGTCGCGCAGACGGCGAGATCGAATTGCCGGGGCGCGGAGAGGTCGGCAGCCTCGACGGCGATCCGCGCACCGGGCGGCTCGTGCTCGGGTTCTCGAGCCCCGTGCACGCGCCCGCGATGCACCTGTGGACCGCGCGTGGGCGCGACCTCGTGCAGCTCGCCGCGATCGACGTGCCGATCGATCTCTCGGAGCTCGAGCTGACGCAGGAGCGCGTGCCCTCGCGCGACGGCACCCCGATCAACGTGCACCTGCTCCATCGTCGCGGCCTCGAGCGCAACGGGCAGACGCCCGTGCTGCTCAACGGCTACGGCGGATTCAACGTGTCGTTGCTGCCCGGGTTCCAGCGCAGCGCGCTCTACTGGGCGTCGCGCGGCGGCGTGTTCGCGGTCGCGAACCTGCGCGGTGGGGGCGAGTTCGGCGAGGACTGGCACCGTGCCGGCAATCTCGCGAACAAAGAGCGGGTGTTCGAGGACATGGAGTCGGTGATCCGCTGGCTCTCGAGCTCGGGGATCTCGCGCCCCGATCGGATCGCGATCACCGGTGGATCGAACGGCGGTCTGCTGATGGGCGCGATGATCACGCGCGCCCCCGACGCGTTCGCCGCGGCCGCGTCGTACGTCGGTCTCTACGACATGGTCCGTTATCACCGCTTTCCGCCGGCCGAGCTGTGGATCAGCGAGTACGGCTCGAGCGACGACGCGACGCAGCTGCAGTGGCTGATGGGGTACTCCCCGTATCACCGCGTGCAGGAAGGCGCGCGACTGCCCGCGATCCTGATCGAGACCGCCGATCACGACACGCGCGTGCACTGGGGCCATTCGACGAAGTTCGCGGCGCGCCTGCAGGAGTCGACCGGCGAGGCCGATCCGCGGGTGTGGTTCTATCGTGAGCAGCTCGTCGGGCACGGCGCGGGCACGCGCCTCTCGGATCTGGTGAGCCGCTACACGCGCCTCTACGCGTTCGTCGAGCACGCGCTCGGGCTCGAGAGCGAGGCGAGCGAGTGAAGCTGGGGCGGCACTGCCGCATCCCGCACGACCTCGAGAGCGTCACCGACCGCGATCACGGCCGCGAGGTCTCGCCGGATCGCGTGGGGCTCTCGCGCCGCGACGTCGACGCGATCTGGGCCAAGACCGAGGCGCTCTATCGCACCGGCACCCAGCCCGCGATCGCGCTCTGCGTGCGCAAGCGCGGCGAGGTCGTGATCGAGCGCGCGATCGGGCACCTCGCGGGCAACGGTCCCGACGATCGCGAGGACACGCCGAAGGTGCCGATCCGCGCGAGCTCGCCGTTCTGCATCTTCTCGGTGAGCAAGGCGGTCACCGCGATGGTCGTGCACCTGCTCGACGATCGCGGCCTCTTGCACATCGACGATCCGGTCGCGGAGTACCTGCCGGAGTTCGGCACGCACGGGAAGGATCGCGTCACGATCCGTCACGTGCTCACGCATCGCGCGGGCATTCCTTCGGTCGCCGGGCAGCACAACGATCCCGAGCTGCTGCTCGACTGGGATCGCGTGGTCGCGCTCCTGTGCGACGCGCGTCCGACGTTCCCGCCCGGGCGTCGCCTCGCGTACCACGCGGTGACCGGCGGCTTCGTGCTCGGTGAGATCGTGCGGCGCGTGACCGGGCGCGATCTGCGCGACGTGCTGCGCGACGAGATCGCGAAGCCGCTGGGCTTCCGGCACTTCTCGTACGGCGTCGCGCCGGAGCGCGTGCGCGAGGTCGCGCGCAACGAGTTCACGGGCCCGCCGGTGCCGCCCGGGATCCACCTCCTCGTGCAGCGCGCGCTCGGCGTGCCCTTCGCCGAGGCGGTGCGGATCTCGAACGACGCGCGTTATCTCACGGGCGTCGTGCCGTCGGGCAACGTGGTCGCGACGGCGTACGAGGTCGCGACGTTCTTCGATCTGCTGCGCAACGGCGGCGAGCTCGGTGGCGCGCGCATCTTCGATCGCCGCACGGTGCGTCGGGCGCTGATCGAGACGAGCTACCTCGAGCTGGATCTCACGCTCGCGTTCCCGGTGCGATACGGGCTCGGGCTGATGCTCGGCGCGCCGCGGCTCAGCTTGTTCGGGCCGCGCACCGCGAGCGCGTTCGGCCACCTCGGCTTCATCAACGTGCTCGGGTGGGCCGATCCCGAGCGGGAGCTCTCGGTCGCGCTGCTGACGTCGGGCAAGCCCTTCGTCGGGCCGCACCTGGTGCGCTTGGTGGACCTGGTGCGCACCATCACGCTGCGGGGTGCCTGATCGAGCGTCTTCTCGACCTCCCGGCATCCGCTGTACGCTCGCCTGCGTCAGTGGCTCGAGAGGACGACGAGACCGGCGAGGTGACGATCATCGGGCAGCGCGCGCTCGTCAGCGAGGCGACGTTGCAGCGCGACCGCGCGTACCTCGTGGTCATCGCCGGCGCGAACGTCGGCGAGATGTACCCGGTGGGCGGCGGTCTGGTGATCGGTCGCGGGGCCGACGCGGACATCCGCGTGATGGACGACGAGATCTCGCGACGCCACGCGCGCATCGCGGTGCTCGGCAAGGACATCCTCGTCGAGGATCTCGGGTCGAAGAACGGCACGTTCCTCAACGGCACGGCGGTGCGCCGCAAGGCGCTGAGCGACGGCGACAAGATCCAGATCGGCGCGACGACCGTGCTGCGCTTCTCGGTGCACGATCGCCTCGAGGAGAGCTTCCAGCGGCACATGTACGAGTCCGCGCTGCGGGATCCGCTGACGCGCGCGTACAACCGCAAGTACCTGCTCGATCGGCTGCAGAGCGAGCTCGCCTACGCGCAGCGACACGCGGCGCCGCTCTCGCTGCTGCTCTTCGACGTCGATCACTTCAAGCGGGTCAACGACACCCACGGGCATCCCGCGGGCGACGCGGTGCTCGTGGGGCTCGCGCGGCACGTGCTCCGGATCATCCGCACCGAGGACGTGTTCTCGCGCTACGGCGGCGAGGAGTTCGGCATCCTCTCGCGCGGCATCCCACTCGATGGTGCGACGCGCTTCGCGGAGCGATTGCGCACGGCGATCGAGGGCTACCCGATCGTGCACGAGGGCGTGCGCATCAAGGTCACGGTCAGCGTCGGGGTGACCGCGGTGCCGGAGGCGAAGGTCGAGCAGCCGAACGAGCTCGTCGTGCTCGCCGATCGCGCGCTCTACGAGGCGAAGCACAAGGGCCGCAACCGGGTCTGCGTCGCGACCTGATCCGGAGCGCGGGCGCGCGCTCGCGCGCGGAGTCATGCTCGCGCCCGTTTTCTCCGGGGAGGTGTCTCGTGTCGATCCGTGGGTCGCGCCCAGGCGCGTCGTGGGCCGTGGTTTGGTGGCTGTCGTGCGTCGTGGTGCTCTCGGGGTGCGGCGCGGCGGCGACGTTCCGGCCGCCGCTCGATGCGCACGGGTGGTCGGCGGCGGATCGGCAGGCGCGCCTCGCGCTCGGTCACGTCGAGGGGGATCCCGCGGGCGATCCTGCGCGCGAGGTCGAGCGGCTGCGGGCGATCGCGGTGCTCGAGGAGCGCGCGGGGAACGCGACGTCGGCGATCGCGGCGACGACCCGCGCAGTCGCGGTGGCGCGTGCGCGCACGGTGCTCGCGCCCGAGGCGTCGCGCGACGAGGCGCGGCAGGTGTGGATCGTGGTGCGACGGGAAGCGCTCGCGCGCGCCGAGCGCCTCGGCGATCTCGCGCTCGCGCTCGCGGCTGTCGGTCGCGATGCGCCGGGGGATGCGCGCGAGATCGTCGCGCGTCTCTTGCGCCTGCGCGCCGATGCGGGCGGAGGCATCGCGCGTCCGATTCCGATCGCGCTGTGGAGCGCGCTCGACGACACGGCGCGCTTCGACGTCGAGCGCCTCGCTGGTGTGCCGCGCGGCGCGACGCGGGTGCCGGTGGACCGGGTCGCCGGGGAGGGCGCGCGCGCGCTCGGGGTGCTCGAGCACCGCTTGGTCGAGGCCGGCGAGCGCGAGGACGGCGACGCGGTGCTCGCCGCGGCGCGCGCGCTGGTGTCGATCGATCGCGCGCACCCGCTCGCGTCGGCGGTGCTGCTCGTCGCGCGCGAGGGCGATCGCGAGGCGGCGATCGACGTGGTCGGAAGCGCGTCGCCGTCGCGTCGTGGCGTCGCGATCGCGCGCTTGCTCCAGGCCGTGCAGGCGCGGCCGGGCTCGGCCGCGCACCGGCTCGCGCTCGCCGCGCGCTGCCTCGACGAAGACCTCGCGGGCGACGCCTACGATCTCGCGCTCGAGGCACGCGCCCTCGCGCACGACGACGACGCGCGCCGGCTCGCCGACGCGATCGCCGCGCTCGCGACGTTGGTCACCGCCGACGCGGAGCGCTTCGAGGCGTGGGAGCGCGCGTCGGGGGTGTCGCGCTCGCCGTCGACCGAGCGCCGGCTCGCGGAGTGGGCGGGCTCGGAGATGGCGTCGAAGCCGCTCCTCGCGCGGGCTGCGCGGGCGCAGCGCACGCTGGTCGAGCTCGGCGTCTCGCACTTCGGCGCGACGTCGGCGGTCGCGGCCGACGCCACGGCGGACGAGTCCCTGCGCGCGCTCGCGCTCGGGCGCATGTGGGCGCTCGATCGTCCCGCGGCGCGCGTCTTCGCGGAGTGCGCGCGCGAGGGGCTGCGCTGGGGCGAGTGCGGCGAGCGCCAGGCGTGGCTCGACGAGAGCTGGTGGGAGGACGACGAGGAGCTCGAGCGTCGCCCGCGCGATCTCGACGAGCTCGTGCTCCCCGCGCCCGAGCTCTTCGCGCGCGACGAGGCGGGCGAGCGCGCGCAGGCGTGGCTGACCGAGCTCGAGGCGTCGCGGCACGGGCTGCATCCGCTGGTCGTCGAGGCCCGGGTCCGCGTGCTCGCGCGCAGCGGGGACCACGCGGGCGCGCGCGGCGCGCTGGAGGATGCCGGGCGGGCGTTGCCGTGGTCGCGCCGCGCCGTGCTCGCGCTGTGGCTCGAGGATCTCGCGGCCGGTCGCGAGGTCGCGCTCGACGTGCTCGATCAGGCGCTGCTCCTGGGCTCGCCTGCGGAGCGGATCGAGCGCGGCGAGGCCCACGACGAGCACGAGGAGATCGCGCTCGATGCGTCGAACGTCGCGCGCCTCGCGACCGCCGAGGCGCACTTCGACGAGCCCGGGCACGAGGCCCAGGTGCTCGATGCGCTCGCGCCGCTGATCGAGCGTGGCGACGCGAGCGCGCTCTACGCCGCCGCGCTCTCGGCGATCGCGCTGCAGCGCGCGGGACGCGCCGAGGAGCTCGCGCGGCTCGTCGAGCGGGTGCGCACCGCCCTTCCGGGGAGCGCGCTCGATCGTCTGCTCGAGGCGGTGCAGGTGCAGCTCGCGGGCGAGGCGCGCGCCGCGCGCGACGCCTACGCGGGGGCGCTCGTGGCGTGGCCCGAGTCGCGCGATCTCGTGCGGCGGTGGTTCGCCGCATGGAGCGCGGGCGAGCCCTCGGTCGCCCTCGAGACCGCACGCGCCGCGCTCGCGAGCGTCGATCCGAGCGCGATGGACCTCGCGTTCGACGGGCCCGTCGCGAGCGTCGCCGAGCTGAGCGCGCTGCTCCAGCCGGCGCCGGGTGGCGACCTCGAGGTCGCGACGCTCCGCGCCGGCGGCCCCGCGATGTCGCGCACGCTCGGTGTCTCGTACCGGCTGCGGGCGCTGATCGAGCGTGCGATCACCCAGGCGCCCGACGCCGCGACGGCGATCGCGTCGGTGCGCGAGCTCGTGCCCTTCGCGACGAGCGCAGCCGAAGAGCAGCCCCGGTGGCGGCGGGCGCGGGTCCGCATGCACTTGCTGCTCGGAGAGACCGAGCGCGCGCTCGAGATCGCGGATCGCGCGTCGGATCGCGAGCGCGACCTCGAGAACGATGCGCCGCTGCTCGACGACGACGTGCTGCGCTCGATCGCCGCCGCGCGCAGCGCTCTCGACGACACGACGGTGTGGCGCCTGATCGCCGCCGACGCGCGCAACGAAGCGGCCACCACCGAGGCGCTCGACGGGCTCGCCGCGCGCGCGGGCACGAGCCCCGCGGTGCGGGCGCTGCTCTGTCAGGAGCTCACGACGTCGAGCGAGCACGCGCCGCGGGTGATCGACGAGTGCGGCCCCGCGTTCCGCGCCGATCCCTCGCAGCTCATGCTCGCGCAGTCGCTCTCGTGGGCGGTGCTGGAGGCGTCCGAGCACGCGCAGGCGCGAGGGCTCGCGCCGGCAGCGTTCTTCGAGATCACGTCGCGCGTGCTCGGTGATCGCACGCCGGGCGTGGTGCTCCACAACCACTCGATCTGGCTCTCTCGCAACGGTGATCACGAGCGAGCCGCCGCGCTCGAGCTCGCGGCCCAGGCGCGCGGGTGGGTCGTCGACGAGATCACGCGGGACGATCTCGCGCAGCTGCGCTGGCGCGGCCCGAGCGTGCGCGCGTCGTACGTCGCGGGAGGCCAGGCGAGCTGGAGCGAGCTCGCGTTCCAGTCGCTCGGCGACGCGCGCCTCGCGGCGGCGTCGATCTACGCCGATGCGGGGACCGCGTGGGCCCGGGCCCATCCGCAGGACGAGGGCTCGGTGCGCGCGTTCGCAGCGGCCGACGTGGTCGCGTGGGCCCAGGCCGATCTCGACGCGGGTCACCTCACGCCCGAGGGGCTCGTCGCGTTCGACGCGACGCGCATCGACGACTTCGACGATCGCACCGACGCGCTGGTCGGCGCGTACCCCGAGTCCATCGTCGTGGCGTACGCGGCGATGGTGCGCGCGCTGCGCCGCAATGATCACGAGGCGGCGCTGC is a window encoding:
- a CDS encoding prolyl oligopeptidase family serine peptidase codes for the protein MSWLQDLNARARAAGATTDTLHGVAIEDPYRALESESDITREWIDRQTARSREALASWSRADIADRIREVLAIGTISGGAIAGDVVLYSRRDADREQPALFAQSLSRTGAPSGEPRMLVDPQTYGERAALDWYYLSPNGRYLAFGISDNGDERSTLRVVEVATGTVLPDVIPHTKWSTVGWLHAEDGFYYRRYPREGEPDYDASQPDSYHPRVFFHRLGDDPASDVLVYSPPNGTDFPDANVSEDDRWVVIGNFRGWSQSDVYLLDRGAQRANRVVAPDASHPLVTVVAGEEHLTSGRVHRGRLYMTTNIDAPRYRIVGVDPARAADRAAWADVVPQGDSAIEGWTIVGDRIAMHVIDDVRSRVRVFRLDGRADGEIELPGRGEVGSLDGDPRTGRLVLGFSSPVHAPAMHLWTARGRDLVQLAAIDVPIDLSELELTQERVPSRDGTPINVHLLHRRGLERNGQTPVLLNGYGGFNVSLLPGFQRSALYWASRGGVFAVANLRGGGEFGEDWHRAGNLANKERVFEDMESVIRWLSSSGISRPDRIAITGGSNGGLLMGAMITRAPDAFAAAASYVGLYDMVRYHRFPPAELWISEYGSSDDATQLQWLMGYSPYHRVQEGARLPAILIETADHDTRVHWGHSTKFAARLQESTGEADPRVWFYREQLVGHGAGTRLSDLVSRYTRLYAFVEHALGLESEASE
- a CDS encoding GGDEF domain-containing protein → MAREDDETGEVTIIGQRALVSEATLQRDRAYLVVIAGANVGEMYPVGGGLVIGRGADADIRVMDDEISRRHARIAVLGKDILVEDLGSKNGTFLNGTAVRRKALSDGDKIQIGATTVLRFSVHDRLEESFQRHMYESALRDPLTRAYNRKYLLDRLQSELAYAQRHAAPLSLLLFDVDHFKRVNDTHGHPAGDAVLVGLARHVLRIIRTEDVFSRYGGEEFGILSRGIPLDGATRFAERLRTAIEGYPIVHEGVRIKVTVSVGVTAVPEAKVEQPNELVVLADRALYEAKHKGRNRVCVAT
- a CDS encoding serine hydrolase domain-containing protein, producing MKLGRHCRIPHDLESVTDRDHGREVSPDRVGLSRRDVDAIWAKTEALYRTGTQPAIALCVRKRGEVVIERAIGHLAGNGPDDREDTPKVPIRASSPFCIFSVSKAVTAMVVHLLDDRGLLHIDDPVAEYLPEFGTHGKDRVTIRHVLTHRAGIPSVAGQHNDPELLLDWDRVVALLCDARPTFPPGRRLAYHAVTGGFVLGEIVRRVTGRDLRDVLRDEIAKPLGFRHFSYGVAPERVREVARNEFTGPPVPPGIHLLVQRALGVPFAEAVRISNDARYLTGVVPSGNVVATAYEVATFFDLLRNGGELGGARIFDRRTVRRALIETSYLELDLTLAFPVRYGLGLMLGAPRLSLFGPRTASAFGHLGFINVLGWADPERELSVALLTSGKPFVGPHLVRLVDLVRTITLRGA